The genomic DNA aatataaatggCAACATATATCATCAAACTAAAGAACAAAACAGCCAAACCCCATAATTTTACCCCGTTATGGGTATTTTTTGGACCATTTTTTATGGGTTGGACTCGACCCGGTAGGCCGGTCCAATCGCCTGAAATCCAATAGGCCCAAGGCCAAACTCATCAGAACAAGATCATACGTCGCTGAAATCCGAGCTTAGATCGCAGAATCGAGCGAGCTTGCAACGATACTCCCAGCTCGTTGGCCTAACCGATCGAGCTCCCAACGATACTTTCAGCTTGTTGGCCTAACTGTTCAGTTCGTATAACAATAAAGACCGCGGAACAACTGGAGGCAAGGACCCATCTACTTTATCTGAGGCAAACCAGATCCCTGGTAATACGGAACTTACTCttgattttatggaattgatgaAGACACTTTGTCTCCCATGACATTATCTTTCCATTTATGGATTTTGCCAAAATTGTAAAACACtacacactataaataggggtcaaaaacaccattgtaaGGGGGaagaacaaataataatatactgTTGCTCTAccagaataaccagagaacggtcatggagtaggcatcgttctacCCGAACTACATAAAAACTTCCTTGCGTACGATGTATCATTGGTTCCCTTCTATTTCCCCTCTTAACCTTTGGGCTCATTCTCTCATTGCAAGCCTATGAATCACTATCGACCAACTCTGAACGTCAATAGACcttatattttaaacattttttttgtgtaataatttatttttttgttattttaattatattttttgattttatattttcaaattaattgtaCATCTCGTCAGAATTGAATTAAAATGTGCAATACATGTATAAACAACAACTAACATATCCatcctttatcccattatgtggggtcgaTTATATAAATTCTAAACTTCTATGTATTCCtgttttttgtcatattttcatttaaatccatacacttcatatcaaattttaatatcttttctAAAATCTTCTTGGTTCTctctatatttctttttttttgactaattattcaatttcatcaactctctttACAGGAGCATCATttgatcttcttctcacatgaccaaaccatcttagtatAGCCTTttatcttctcctcgattgacactacttctatcttattacgaataatctcatctctaattttatctttttttgtatgacCCATATCCATCTTaatatcctcatctccgctacgcttaTCTTTTGTTCATGTTAGTATTTAACTTCTCAACGTGTAATACATGTACACgttgataagaaaaaaaaaaaattttttattggtttGTCGTTTTACACAATCTAATTTGCGACCTGGGTCGCTTTCAACGAATTGAGATGCTCAATCAGAGGCACCAAGAGTCGCATCGCGGCCCTGGCATATATGCTTCATATTATGGTGAAGAGACTTTATTTCAATTAGTGGACCATAAATGGCTCATACATGTGATTTTGCACAAAGTCATATTTCAAACTTCCACACAGATTTCTCTGCAGTTTCTAGGAAGAAGaatgttatgttttttttacGTTGAACAATGTAACATTTGTATGACGCGTGTAAAATGAGAAGGGGGACCAAACACTCCCTTGCATGCTCGATGCAAGCAAAGTtatctaaatttatttgttatgtATTTCCGCATTtgtaaataattattatgtatttattatcaATGTTGTTAGTCAATTTTCTCTAGGGGTATTCACGGTATAATTTGGACGgtttaagatatttttaatatgccATCACATGTGcgattttttgtaatttcaaacCATGCGGTAGTTTGGTCCGTATAAACCGCACCAAATTACATTGCACTTTGTCCAAAATATGCATgagacaatttaaaaatatcaaacaacaACTGACACCTATCAAAATTAAGTGGTGCCTCTAAAAATTGACCTCAAATgtgaaacaataaaataataaagtgtATAAAATCACAGTAACTATCACCAATCAACTATTAACCAGCCTCAGCCCCTAAAAACAATAATGTGCAATCTTGACCTCTAAAAACCGGCCTCAAAATTAAGTGCAAGAAACCTAAGCATTGTGAGATTACAAGCAATCATCCCTGCCAGGTAGGTTGTATCAGTTCTGAAACCATTATGCATTTACATGCAATCCTTAGTGCCATTATTTTGAGCAAATTATTATGCATTTACATGCAATCCTTAGTGCCATTATTTTGAGCAAGAGACAAACTTGCTATTAACTTATTATTAACAGCAACATTGAACAGAGTCATGGCTCCAATTTCCTGATAAGAGAAATACGGCTCAAGAACAAAAGTTACCTTCAACTCCGATGAAGCGTTGATGAGACCCCAAACCTCTCGAGATCCGCCACCGTAGAAACCATCGACGAGATCAGGTTAGAGGTAGTCCAAGAGACAACAGTGCGGAGATCTGGGCCAAGGGTCAGTTGTGACAGGGGCTGGGTAGAAAAGAAGAATGGAAGAATAGGATAACTGTTAGggtttttatgttttataatttattttttaaaattttttattattatactaCTCAGGCGATTCTGTTCCGAACCGCTTTTGCTCAAACCTCAAACCGTACGGTACGATCGATTTTCACAGTTTGACGGTTCTTTAAACACCCCAATTCTTCTCCTTTTCAATCCTTATTATttctctatgtgtgtgtgtttgtgtgtatatatatagagactCAAATCAAAATCACAGCCAGTTTTTATTCAAATCATCAAACCTTTTTATGTAGTAGTGGTGGATTCTTATCATCATCTATCAAATTCTAAATATGAACTGTCAGATAAATCAATAGAATAATTCCCAATGTCCCATACCATGCCTAGAGTACCGGGCTCAAAGAGGCAGGTGTCTTAATCCTAAATCCGGTGAGAAATAGAAGCCTAAACAAAAGCCAAATCTGTCAGCCAAACCTTCAGAAAGAAACCCGCCCCTAGATGCCCATAGTTCAGGCAAGAACATATCTCTCCACGTCTCTTCAGCATTGGCTTATCAATATATTTGATTCAAATACAATGAGAATAACTGGTATGAATCATAACTAGATTTGTTAGGGTCAAGTTGGCTAAGCTAATGCAGGTTGAATAACAACTTCAATGTCTTACAGACAAGGAAACAGAAGGATTAAGAGCTTTCCAAACAAAATGGACTCAAAGagaatttatcataaaaatatctCCAATTGTTCCTTTCCTGCCTCTAGATCTATTCACTCGGTTCTGACAAATATAAATTTGCTGACAAGATTACTGCTTTTACAATATGGATTTACATAACCAAAGTAACTAGAATACAACAGCACTGGCAGAGACAATtgatgaaataaataaagaatacaGCTAAAAAGacatttacataaaatacaGTCAATCTAACAGGAGTACTTCAGCACACTATTAACGGTAAGACTCTGCAACTGGAAACAGATTCGATATTTGGGACAACCTAAACTTGCTGCTAAGGATATGCTTACAGGTTAAACTACAGATGTTAGAAGGGAGTGCAGTTATCCCAAGCTCAAATCAagaatcatcttcatcatcaggATCTGGATCACCCGACAGCCTGATTTTCTTTGCATCTCTTGGTCCTGTTCTTCCTTTCTTTGGTTTTCCCCTAAGAAAGAACTGAAATTATGCTTGCGTAGAAACTCAACTACTAATGTAAACAAAAAATTTGACCTCAATCATGATTAAAAGTAACAATTAATACAAATActcaatttgtttaaaaaataaataaagaaatctCAGTATGTTTGGCCTGCAGGGACGCAAAAGTCACTTACTGTCCATTGGCGGCTAAGCCACTGCCCTTGGCCCGACCTTGACCTACATCTGATCTTCCATCTGTCATGAGTAGAAGAAAAAGTAAAATGTCAATATGTCACAGTGAAGGTACTTCCAGGTGTATTACCAAATAACAAGAGCCCACCATCTCGGCCAACTCCCTGTTCTTCTGCCTgaacataaacaaaacaaagtGAACAAACTGGCAATTTTTCGTCTGAAGAACTACATGAGAAAGAATGTAACCTTTCCAAACTTATATTTGCAATTTCTGTTAAAGTAAATAGACTGGAATGGTATAAATCAAAGTAGCttaagcaaaaagaaaagcaaCAAAGTGAATCGTCCAAGTGTGATGCAACATTTAGATAGCAgtaaaattaagagaaatgaa from Diospyros lotus cultivar Yz01 chromosome 4, ASM1463336v1, whole genome shotgun sequence includes the following:
- the LOC127799527 gene encoding uncharacterized protein LOC127799527 isoform X5, producing MDRDDWRASGVYELETSYLQESSHFGNAFKGFDGFLSASKNTTNLKRSRKLQPEDRIFSLSSVTSPVAEEQGVGRDGGLLLFDGRSDVGQGRAKGSGLAANGHSFLGENQRKEEQDQEMQRKSGCRVIQILMMKMILDLSLG